CTTCATAAGCCGGAATACCGTCGATCTGCGACGCATGGAAAACGGCAAAGTGTCGGAGGACGCTGACGGTCTTGGTTTCCTCGTCGGAAGCCTCGTTTTCGACTTCGTAGGATTTCGCGAAGAAGATGGTGGTCGAGCGCTCGCCCTTCTTCACCTGCCAGTCTTTGCCTTGCGCCTGCTGGTAGGTCATCCAGCGCGGATCGCCAGTCTGGAAGGCGCGCATGTCCATGCCGAGAATCAGGACATTGATGCCGTGATACCGCTTTCCGGTCACAGGATTGAAGGGCGCCTGCGGGCCGCCGGCTTTCTCCGGGTCCCACGGGCGGACCCACGGTTTCACGCCGCGCTCAAGCTCGGCGATGATGCGGTTTGCGAATTCCTGCATCGGATCGCGGGCAGGGCCGCTCTCCGGGCGACGCGCGTGCCTGCTTCTGTTCGAAAGCGGTTTCGTCATGGTGTGCCTCTTTCCGTTTGAATTGCCCCCATCGGCGGGGGTGGAAGAGGCACAGGAGCCGGCGCAACCAAGCGCGGCTGTCATAGCTTTTTGGGGGGACCGGCCCAAAGGGCAGGGGGAGCCAAAACAGCGTCATTGACGGCAAGCGGCGACGGCCAGAGTGCCGATACCCCGCCATGTGAGGGGCAGCAGGAAAGAGGTCATGATGCAAAACGCTTTGGTAACGGATCGCGGCTTCGCTGGTAGCGGGCGGCAGTGTAACAATACTGATGCATCCGACTGCAGAGTTAGAGCCGTCGTCGAGCGGCGACGGGGCAGCTATCCGCCGGCAACGGAAGGAGCTGAAATCGTGGCTCGCATGGCTATTCATGCGCATGTTGTGGGGCGCCGAGTTACGTTCTATCTTCCGGGATTAGCTCGCTAATTTGCCCCGGCGCGCGGTTGACCGAGCAGCAGGCTGAGTTCGGCGGAAGGCGAAGTGCAAGACAAACACGGAGTGGTGACAAAGAGTGGATCAAGCGACGCATAACAAAATTGTTTCCTTTATCTGGGGCATTGCCGACGACGTTCTCCGCGATCTCTTCAAGCGCGGGAAATACCCCGACGTGATCCTGCCGATGTGCGTCATTCGACGGATGGACGCCGTTCTTGAGCCGACAAAACAGGCAGTCCTCGATACCAAGGAGATGCTAGACAACGCAGCCATCACGGAACAACGGGCGGCTCTCTGCGAAGCATCCGGCCAGGCGTTCTACAACACATCGAAATTCACGCTGCGCGACCTGAAGTCGCGAGGGAGTCAGCAGCAGCTGTTAGCCGACTTTGAGGATTACCTGAACGGCTTTTCATCGAACGTCCAGGACATTCTGGATAACTTCAAATTCCGGAATCAGCTTCCGACGCTCTCGAAAGCCGACGCTATTGGCACATTGATCAATAAGTTTCTTGATCCCGATATCGATCTCTCGCCGACAGGAATCGACAACCACTCGATGGGGACCGTCTTTGAAGAACTGGTCCGCAAGTTCAATGAAGAAAACAATGAAGAAGCCGGTCAGCACTGGACGCCTCGCGATGCAATTTCCTTGATGGCCAACCTTGTTTTTCTTCCTGTAGAGCCGCAGTTGCGGTCAGGGACTTACTTGCTTTACGACTGTGCCTGTGGAACGGGCGGCATGCTTACCGTTGCGGAAGAGAGGCTTAAACGGATTGGCCTAAAGCACAATCGCGACGTCCGAGCCGTACTTTACGGGCAGGAAATCAACCCCGAGACCTACGCCGTTTGCAAAGCTGACATGCTGCTCAAAGGCGAAGGCGAAGTGGCAGATCACATCGTCGGCGGTGCGGAGTGGTCGACGCTTGCGCACGACGCGTTTCCTGCACAGGAATTCGATTTCATGCTCGCGAACCCGCCTTACGGAAAGAGCTGGAAGAAGGATCTTGAAGCGATGGGCGGCAAGGATGGCTTGCGCGATCCCCGTTTCAAGGTAATGCACGAAGGCGAAGAGCTTTCTCTTGTTACGCGCTCCAGCGATGGGCAGATGCTGTTCCTCGCGAATATGGCGTCGAAGATGAACCCCAAATCGGCCCTCGGCAGCCGTATTGCCGAGGTTCACAACGGCTCGTCCTTGTTCACGGGCGACGCGGGCCAGGGGGAAAGCAATATCCGACGCTGGCTGATTGAGAATGATTGGGTCGAAGCCATCGTCGCCTTGCCGCTCAATCTCTTTTACAACACGGGTATTGCGACCTATATCTGGGTCCTGTCCAATCGCAAGCCCGCGCATCGCGCCGGGCAAATTCAACTCATCGACGGCTCCGAATGGTTCAAGCCATTGCGCAAAAACCTCGGCAAGAAAAACTGCGAGCTCTCGGGCGACGATATCGAACGCATCAGCCGGGTCTTCCAGGAATTCACGGAAACGCCTCAGTCAAAGATTTTTCCGAACCAGGCCTTCGGCTATTGGAAGGTGACGGTCGAGCGGCCGTTGCGCCTGCATAGCCAGCTCACGCTGAAAGCAATCGAAAAACTGCGGTTTGCCTCGGGTGACGAGGACTTGCGTTCAACGCTTTATGACGAGTTCGGTGACGATCTTTTTGCTGACTTCTCAAAAATCGAAGCCCAGCTTGAAACGCGCCTAGCCGACTGGGGCAGTGACGATGAGGAGGCGGCGGACGACGACGAAGAGAACGGAAAAAAGAAAGGCCTGCCGGAAAAGAAAAAAAAGAAGATGCTCGATCCGAAGACGTGGGAACGCGACGGCCGGTTGGTCGAAGTGGCCACGGCACTGCGTAAGAAGCTCGGGGAAGCCGTCTTCGACGATCACAATATATTCCGTGATCGCGTCGATGAGGCGCTCAAGGAAGATGACACGAAACTCTCGGCCGCCGATCTCAAACTAATCCTCAAAACGGTGAGCTGGCGCGTTGAGACGGCGCCGCCGGTCATCGCAAAGATACACAAAACCGGCAAAGTCGGCGCTGATCCTCTCCGCGGGTTGTTCGAGGCAAGTATTGCGGGGAAGAAGGCGACGGTCGAATATGAGCCCGATTCCGATTTGCGGGACACCGAGCAGGTGCCGCTTCTCGAAGACGGCGGAATCGAAGCCTTCATCCGCCGTGAAGTGCTGCCCTACACGCCCGACGCCTGGATCAAGGAAAGCGCAACCAAGATCGGCTACGAAATCAGCTTTACGCGGCATTTCTACAAACCGCAGCCGATGCGGTCACTTCAGGAAATCAGTGCCGATATTGTGGCTATTGAGAAGGAGTCCGAGGGACTTCTCGACGGCCTGTTGATTGGGGGCAAGTAGGCCATGTCGTCGCAAAGATATTCGGTCACACCACATCCCATTGAAACCCTGCTTACCTGGGTAAAATCGGGCGAGATCGCTATTCCCGAGATCCAACGGCCATTCGTGTGGGAAGGGACCAAGGTCCGCAATCTGCTCGATTCCCTCTACCAGGGCTATCCGGTGGGCTACCTGATTGCGTGGCGCAACCCGAATGTGAAACTCAAGGACGGCACGCTGTCGGCGGGCAAACGAATTCTCATTGACGGGCAACAACGCGTCACGGCGCTTATGGCGGGGTTGCTTGGCCGCGAAGTCCTCACAAAAGACTATGACACGGTCCGCATCCGAATTGCTTTTCATCCGCTGGAGGAGAAATTCGAGGTGGCGAACCCCGCAATCAGAAAAGATGGGTCCTGGATCGAGGATGTCGCCACGGTGTTTGCGCCCGATGCCGATCTGATCGAGCTCACGGACTCTTATATCAGCAAAAATCCGCAGGCCGATCGCAAACATGTCGGGAAGGTCCTTCAAAAACTCCAGAAGATCATTAACAACCATGTCGGCCTGATCGAGCTCGCCGAGGATCTCGATATCGAAACGGTGACCGAGATCTTCATCCGCGTGAATTCGGCCGGCACAGAGCTCTCTCAAGCGGATTTCGTGATGTCGAAGATTGCCGCCAACGAAAGCTACGGTGGCAATACGCTCCGCAAGGCCATCGACTATTTCTGCCGCCTCGCGGTCGCACCCGAGTTTCTGTCGACGATTGAAAAGAGCGACAAGGTCTTCGTGGCATCAGAGTTTCTGCCGAAGATGCGTTGGCTTAAAGACGTCAACGATGATATCTATGACCCCGCTTATACCGATATGCTCCGCGTCGCCTTCACGGCCGAGTTCGGCCGCGGCAAACTGTCGGACCTGGTTGCCTTGCTATCCGGCCGCAACTTCGAGACGCGACAGTATGAAGCATCGATCGCCGAGGAGTCCTTCGGGAAGCTTAAGCAAGGGATTCTTCAATTCATAAACCAAACCCATTTCGAGCGGTTCACGATGATCCTGCGCTCGGCGGGTTTTGTAACCAGCGATCTCATTGGCGGGCAGAATGCCGTCAATTTCGCCTACATCCTTTACCTAAAGGGCAGGGCGGAGAAGATTCCGGCCCACGAACTCGAACAGCTAGTGCGGCGCTGGTACGCGATGTCGATTCTCCGCGGGCGCTTCACGGCTAGTCCGGAAACGGCCTTCGATCTGGATATTCGTCAGATTGAATCTGTCGGTCTCGTGCCGTATGTGAATACGGTCATCGAAACAGAGCTTCCCGCCTCGTTCTGGACGGGGATGCTGCTGCAGCAGATGGACACCTCCTCAGGTCAGAGCCCTTATCTGCTGGCGTACAAGGCCGCGCAGGTGAAACTCAAAGACAAGGGTTTCCTGTCGCGGGATATCTCGGTCCATGACTTGCTGATGAATCGCAGCGACGTGCACCATGTCTTTCCGCGAAACTACTTGAAGAAGCAAGGACTCGCCCGCGGCCGCTACAACCAGATTGCGAACTTTGTCTTAGCGCAAAGCGAGATCAATATCGTGATCGGTGACCGGGCTCCGGATATCTATTTCAAGGAACTGACAGAACAATGTGCCGGCAGTACCGCGAAGTATGGCGGCATCACGGAACTCGCAGAGATGAAGGCAAACTTTCAGATGAATTGCCTGCCCGAGTCGCTGCTGAATGGTCAAATCCCGTCTTACGACGATTTCCTTGAGGAGAGGCGTCAATTGATGGCCTTCAAGATCAAGCAATGGTTCGAGGTGCTGTGATGATTGCTGGCCTCAAACCATACCCCAAATATCAGGATACTGACCTGCCCTGGCTAGATTCGATGCCGTCGA
This portion of the Acidicapsa acidisoli genome encodes:
- a CDS encoding GmrSD restriction endonuclease domain-containing protein translates to MSSQRYSVTPHPIETLLTWVKSGEIAIPEIQRPFVWEGTKVRNLLDSLYQGYPVGYLIAWRNPNVKLKDGTLSAGKRILIDGQQRVTALMAGLLGREVLTKDYDTVRIRIAFHPLEEKFEVANPAIRKDGSWIEDVATVFAPDADLIELTDSYISKNPQADRKHVGKVLQKLQKIINNHVGLIELAEDLDIETVTEIFIRVNSAGTELSQADFVMSKIAANESYGGNTLRKAIDYFCRLAVAPEFLSTIEKSDKVFVASEFLPKMRWLKDVNDDIYDPAYTDMLRVAFTAEFGRGKLSDLVALLSGRNFETRQYEASIAEESFGKLKQGILQFINQTHFERFTMILRSAGFVTSDLIGGQNAVNFAYILYLKGRAEKIPAHELEQLVRRWYAMSILRGRFTASPETAFDLDIRQIESVGLVPYVNTVIETELPASFWTGMLLQQMDTSSGQSPYLLAYKAAQVKLKDKGFLSRDISVHDLLMNRSDVHHVFPRNYLKKQGLARGRYNQIANFVLAQSEINIVIGDRAPDIYFKELTEQCAGSTAKYGGITELAEMKANFQMNCLPESLLNGQIPSYDDFLEERRQLMAFKIKQWFEVL
- a CDS encoding type I restriction-modification system subunit M — protein: MDQATHNKIVSFIWGIADDVLRDLFKRGKYPDVILPMCVIRRMDAVLEPTKQAVLDTKEMLDNAAITEQRAALCEASGQAFYNTSKFTLRDLKSRGSQQQLLADFEDYLNGFSSNVQDILDNFKFRNQLPTLSKADAIGTLINKFLDPDIDLSPTGIDNHSMGTVFEELVRKFNEENNEEAGQHWTPRDAISLMANLVFLPVEPQLRSGTYLLYDCACGTGGMLTVAEERLKRIGLKHNRDVRAVLYGQEINPETYAVCKADMLLKGEGEVADHIVGGAEWSTLAHDAFPAQEFDFMLANPPYGKSWKKDLEAMGGKDGLRDPRFKVMHEGEELSLVTRSSDGQMLFLANMASKMNPKSALGSRIAEVHNGSSLFTGDAGQGESNIRRWLIENDWVEAIVALPLNLFYNTGIATYIWVLSNRKPAHRAGQIQLIDGSEWFKPLRKNLGKKNCELSGDDIERISRVFQEFTETPQSKIFPNQAFGYWKVTVERPLRLHSQLTLKAIEKLRFASGDEDLRSTLYDEFGDDLFADFSKIEAQLETRLADWGSDDEEAADDDEENGKKKGLPEKKKKKMLDPKTWERDGRLVEVATALRKKLGEAVFDDHNIFRDRVDEALKEDDTKLSAADLKLILKTVSWRVETAPPVIAKIHKTGKVGADPLRGLFEASIAGKKATVEYEPDSDLRDTEQVPLLEDGGIEAFIRREVLPYTPDAWIKESATKIGYEISFTRHFYKPQPMRSLQEISADIVAIEKESEGLLDGLLIGGK